DNA from Dietzia lutea:
GGCCGCACTGCAGGATCGGCAGGAGCGCGTACGCCAGTCGCCGGGTCCGCGTCCTCAGCGGAACCGGTAGCGCGGCGTAGACGCCCAGCGCGCGGGCGTCTAGACGATCACGCCAGGCCGAGAGGCGCGGCGGCGTGCGGGTCCGACTCATTGATCAAATCCAGGCAACGGATGTACTCGTCCTCCTCGCCGATCGACTGCGCGGCGCGGGCCAGCGCCGCGACCGCGCGGAGGAATCCGCGGTTCGGCTCGTGGTCGTACGGCACCGGGCCGAAGCCCTTCCAACCGTGGCGGCGGAGCTGGTCCAGCCCGCGGTGGTAACCGGTGCGGGCGAAGGCGTACGCGGTCACCGCGTCGCCGGCGTCGAGTGCGCGCTCGGCGAGCTCGGCCCACGCGATCGACGCCGCCGGATGGTCGGCTGCGACCGTGCGGGGGTCCTCGCCCGCGGCGAGGGCGTCCTCCGCCTCCGGATCGCCGGTCAGACGGGTGGGCGGGGGGCCGAGGAGATCTCCGAACTGGGTCATGCCGCCCATTGTCCACGAAAACTCGTCTCCCCTTGCGATGAGAGCTTTTCTTTCGATGGGGCCGTATCGACCTGCGATCCGGAAGCAGGGCCGCTTGAACAGCTTGGTCCGGGAGACCGCCGCTCCGGAGCGGATCGGCGAACCGGTTGTCGAGGTGCCGGACCGCGGGGAAGAAGAGGGCACCGGTGAAACGGCGCGGAGTTCCCGGGAAGGCGAACGGTCGGCGACGGCAGCATGACATCCCGGTGACCA
Protein-coding regions in this window:
- a CDS encoding DUF3151 domain-containing protein, translated to MTQFGDLLGPPPTRLTGDPEAEDALAAGEDPRTVAADHPAASIAWAELAERALDAGDAVTAYAFARTGYHRGLDQLRRHGWKGFGPVPYDHEPNRGFLRAVAALARAAQSIGEEDEYIRCLDLINESDPHAAAPLGLA